One genomic window of Myxococcus guangdongensis includes the following:
- a CDS encoding NmrA family NAD(P)-binding protein, producing the protein MLTVMGATGNTGKKVVELLLAEGQEVLALGRSKERLSELAARGAKVLAGESEDAAYLTRAFRGAEAVYTLLPTDRESASYHESQRRKGEAIVQALRDSGVRHVVALSSLGAELAEGTGLLATLHAQEQRLGTLKDTHVMLLRPVSFFENFLDALPVIEHEGVNADSVTPDLALPMIASRDIAEVAARALVRRDWTGVSVRELLGPRDISYREATRILGARLGRPGLDYVQLPPEAMRQALMQAGISETFAGLYVEMTRAFNEGRIQPRAGRTRDNTTPTRFEDFVAALRLPASH; encoded by the coding sequence ATGCTGACCGTGATGGGAGCGACCGGGAACACCGGCAAGAAGGTGGTGGAGTTGTTGCTGGCCGAGGGCCAGGAAGTGCTGGCCCTGGGGCGTTCGAAGGAGCGTCTGAGTGAGCTGGCCGCGCGAGGCGCGAAGGTGCTCGCGGGGGAGTCCGAGGACGCGGCGTACCTGACGCGGGCCTTCCGTGGAGCGGAGGCTGTCTACACGCTGCTCCCCACGGACCGCGAGTCCGCGAGCTACCACGAATCCCAGCGCCGCAAGGGCGAGGCCATCGTCCAGGCCCTGCGTGACAGCGGCGTGCGACACGTCGTCGCGCTGAGCAGCCTGGGCGCGGAGCTCGCCGAGGGCACGGGCCTGCTCGCCACGTTGCATGCGCAGGAGCAGCGGCTCGGGACGCTGAAGGACACGCACGTGATGTTGCTGCGTCCCGTGTCCTTCTTCGAGAACTTCCTCGACGCGCTCCCCGTCATCGAGCACGAGGGCGTCAACGCGGACTCCGTCACGCCGGACCTCGCGCTCCCGATGATCGCCTCACGCGACATCGCGGAGGTCGCTGCCCGAGCGCTCGTTCGGCGCGACTGGACGGGCGTCTCCGTCCGCGAGCTGCTCGGTCCAAGGGACATCAGCTACCGCGAGGCCACCCGCATCCTCGGTGCGCGACTGGGTCGCCCCGGCCTCGACTACGTGCAGCTCCCGCCCGAGGCGATGCGCCAGGCGCTCATGCAGGCTGGAATCTCCGAGACGTTCGCCGGGCTCTATGTCGAGATGACGCGCGCCTTCAACGAGGGGCGCATCCAACCTCGGGCGGGCAGGACTCGCGACAACACGACCCCGACGCGGTTCGAGGACTTCGTCGCCGCGCTGCGACTCCCCGCGTCCCACTGA
- a CDS encoding TolB-like translocation protein yields the protein MAGLSSMRGVLLTLGLWGLGCGAHLGGERVTPAKHAEPCTPELYGAGLFTTGAWDFFMAFSPDQRRVLFGRADDAFERFAMYETRLDAKGHWSRPTHPRFATEWSNADPHLSPDGRTVFFISDRPEPGEPGPRATYDIWSASLGADGEWEDARRLPAPVNDKSRDEWSPAVAANGNLYFGGDREGTRGGSDLWVSRWVDGAYQAPENLGPAINSTLHELEPWIAPDESYLLFSALRRPEGLGRYDLFLSRKVDGKWEPARRLCEGINTRDSEYNHSVSPDGKWLYFSSTRPFTGDTGERFDSPRDDANLQGIGSGTGDMYRIPMSAIGL from the coding sequence ATGGCGGGGTTGTCGTCGATGCGCGGCGTGCTTCTGACGTTGGGGTTGTGGGGCCTGGGGTGCGGCGCGCACCTCGGCGGTGAGCGGGTGACACCGGCGAAGCACGCGGAGCCCTGCACGCCGGAGCTCTACGGCGCGGGGCTCTTCACCACCGGGGCCTGGGATTTCTTCATGGCGTTCTCGCCGGACCAGCGGCGCGTGCTCTTCGGCCGGGCGGATGACGCCTTCGAGCGCTTCGCGATGTACGAGACACGGCTCGACGCGAAGGGACACTGGTCCCGTCCGACACATCCGCGCTTCGCCACTGAGTGGAGCAACGCGGACCCGCATCTGTCGCCCGATGGGCGCACGGTGTTCTTCATCTCGGACCGTCCCGAGCCAGGTGAGCCCGGGCCTCGCGCCACCTATGACATCTGGTCCGCGTCGCTGGGGGCCGATGGCGAGTGGGAGGACGCGCGCCGCTTGCCCGCCCCCGTCAACGACAAGAGCCGCGACGAGTGGTCTCCTGCGGTCGCCGCCAACGGCAACCTCTACTTCGGCGGAGACCGGGAGGGCACGCGGGGCGGCAGCGACCTCTGGGTCTCCCGCTGGGTCGATGGGGCTTACCAGGCACCGGAGAATCTGGGGCCCGCCATCAACTCCACGCTGCACGAGCTGGAGCCGTGGATCGCCCCCGACGAGAGCTACCTCCTCTTCAGCGCGCTGCGACGCCCCGAAGGACTGGGCCGGTACGACTTGTTCCTCAGCCGCAAGGTCGACGGGAAGTGGGAGCCCGCACGGCGACTGTGCGAAGGCATCAACACGCGCGACAGCGAGTACAACCACAGCGTGTCGCCCGACGGGAAGTGGCTCTACTTCAGCAGCACGCGGCCCTTCACCGGAGACACGGGCGAGCGCTTCGACTCGCCCCGGGATGACGCCAACCTCCAGGGCATCGGCAGCGGCACGGGCGACATGTACCGCATCCCGATGAGCGCCATCGGGCTCTGA
- a CDS encoding anthrone oxygenase family protein has translation MLETLLPLLTWASLLGCGLMAGVFFAFSTFVMKGLERVPPATGIAAMQGINTAVMPSVFLVVFMATALVCAGLVVSCVFTWAQPAARLRLLGGMLYLVGCFGVTAGFNVPRNDALARLQADSAEAPAYWERYQSEWTAWNHVRTLACLGALVSLVLSRD, from the coding sequence ATGCTCGAAACCCTGCTGCCCCTCCTGACGTGGGCGTCCCTGCTCGGCTGCGGTCTGATGGCCGGAGTGTTCTTCGCCTTCTCCACCTTCGTGATGAAGGGCCTGGAGCGAGTGCCTCCGGCGACGGGCATCGCCGCCATGCAAGGCATCAACACCGCCGTGATGCCGAGCGTGTTCCTGGTGGTGTTCATGGCCACGGCGCTGGTGTGCGCGGGACTGGTGGTCTCCTGCGTGTTCACCTGGGCCCAACCGGCCGCGCGCCTGCGACTGCTGGGCGGCATGCTCTACCTGGTGGGCTGCTTCGGGGTGACGGCCGGGTTCAACGTCCCGCGCAACGATGCGCTGGCGAGGCTCCAGGCGGACAGCGCGGAGGCTCCGGCGTACTGGGAGCGCTACCAGTCAGAATGGACGGCGTGGAATCACGTGCGGACCCTGGCGTGTCTGGGTGCGCTGGTGAGCCTGGTGCTCTCGCGAGACTGA
- a CDS encoding N-acetylmuramoyl-L-alanine amidase, whose product MSPRLLLALLVLLLLPGTVGAAKRNEAEDAYQGARRAYYALKDDAARRKLRHHWLNVVHKFQAVAKSHPKSDRAPDALFTAGELLQELSRISFVEEDLKAAIADYDKLRTDYPKHRLADDAALALARIHVHRADRPDEARRVLTEMLAVNSKGDQTKEMKALLASLPASKATPPPARKPSPTPVPVKEDKGTAMAQVETPAEKPASALVGAIEKLAREPSPMIPRLDPATPVGGEPSGESKGGLDAAVASALASKETQTPTSKPVETAKVAAVTKPVEPAPQPTPVVDVKTPAPVAVAPAKVEAPRAQERRPEPEPVKVAVEPPKPITRPVDDEVAQARLKAVAKQSRRAELTLAEQLGLKVRRVIIDPGHGGHDSGAIGKEGTREKDVALSISLNLADLLREKGLEVVLTREDDRFIRLEDRAKFANTERGDLFISVHCNAASSRKLRGIETYTLNTSADRYSIRLAARENASSEKGISDLQFILADLATKANTEESSRLANQVQRSLVTELSGKYSDIKGLGHKEALFYVLLGVKMPAILVETAFLSNPDEEKRLASGAYQTDVAKAIAHGVEEFLGDRNRVAKVD is encoded by the coding sequence ATGTCCCCACGCCTGTTGCTCGCGCTGCTCGTCCTCCTGCTCCTCCCGGGCACGGTGGGCGCAGCGAAGCGGAACGAGGCCGAGGACGCCTACCAGGGAGCCCGGCGCGCCTACTACGCGCTGAAGGACGACGCCGCCCGGCGCAAGCTGCGCCACCACTGGCTCAACGTCGTGCACAAGTTCCAGGCGGTGGCCAAATCCCACCCCAAGTCGGACCGCGCGCCCGACGCCCTCTTCACCGCGGGCGAGCTGCTCCAGGAGCTCAGCCGCATCTCCTTCGTCGAGGAGGACCTGAAGGCGGCCATCGCGGACTACGACAAGCTGCGCACCGACTACCCCAAGCACCGGCTCGCCGATGACGCCGCGCTCGCGCTCGCGCGCATCCACGTCCACCGCGCGGACCGCCCCGACGAGGCCCGTCGCGTCCTGACCGAGATGCTCGCCGTCAACAGCAAGGGCGACCAGACCAAGGAGATGAAGGCGCTGCTCGCCTCGCTCCCCGCGTCCAAGGCCACGCCGCCCCCCGCGCGCAAGCCGTCCCCCACGCCCGTCCCCGTGAAGGAGGACAAGGGCACTGCCATGGCCCAGGTCGAGACGCCGGCCGAGAAGCCCGCGTCCGCGCTCGTCGGCGCCATCGAGAAGCTGGCCCGCGAGCCGTCCCCGATGATTCCGCGCCTGGACCCCGCCACCCCCGTGGGCGGTGAGCCGTCCGGTGAGAGCAAGGGCGGACTGGACGCCGCCGTCGCCTCCGCGCTGGCCTCCAAGGAGACCCAGACGCCCACGTCGAAGCCCGTGGAGACGGCGAAGGTCGCCGCCGTGACGAAGCCCGTCGAGCCGGCGCCGCAGCCCACGCCCGTGGTCGACGTGAAGACGCCCGCTCCGGTGGCGGTCGCCCCGGCGAAGGTGGAGGCCCCGCGCGCGCAGGAGCGTCGTCCGGAGCCCGAGCCCGTCAAGGTCGCCGTCGAGCCGCCCAAGCCCATCACCCGTCCGGTGGACGACGAGGTGGCGCAGGCGCGACTCAAGGCGGTGGCGAAGCAGTCGCGCCGCGCGGAGCTGACGCTGGCGGAGCAGCTCGGACTGAAGGTCCGCCGCGTCATCATCGACCCCGGTCACGGTGGTCACGACTCGGGCGCCATCGGCAAGGAGGGGACGCGTGAGAAGGACGTGGCCCTGTCCATCTCCCTCAATCTGGCGGACCTGCTGCGCGAGAAGGGCCTGGAGGTGGTGCTGACCCGCGAAGATGATCGCTTCATCCGCCTGGAGGACCGCGCCAAGTTCGCCAACACCGAGCGCGGCGACCTGTTCATCTCCGTCCACTGCAACGCGGCCAGCAGCCGGAAGCTGCGCGGCATCGAGACGTACACGCTGAACACGTCCGCGGACCGCTACTCCATCCGCCTCGCCGCGCGCGAGAACGCGTCGTCGGAGAAGGGCATCAGCGACCTGCAGTTCATCCTCGCGGACCTGGCGACCAAGGCGAACACCGAGGAGTCCTCGCGGCTGGCGAACCAGGTGCAGCGCAGCCTGGTGACGGAGCTGTCCGGCAAGTACTCGGACATCAAGGGTCTGGGCCACAAGGAGGCGCTGTTCTACGTGCTGCTCGGCGTGAAGATGCCGGCCATCCTCGTGGAGACCGCGTTCCTGTCCAACCCGGACGAGGAGAAGCGGCTGGCCTCCGGCGCGTACCAGACGGACGTCGCCAAGGCGATTGCGCACGGCGTGGAGGAGTTCCTCGGCGACCGCAACCGCGTGGCGAAGGTGGACTGA
- a CDS encoding HEAT repeat domain-containing protein, whose product MSRLSSSDPRGVSEALETLGDALCAEDHQVRERVARLLLKELERPEATKAYGPILHLLQTTWWPPPVSLTQPAMVAVLSAVSRMDADAPPLDDAALLVANLYRMAPLPLSALEQALGHSQASVRRVAAGVVGRVGESAVSLLPRLLTALEDVEPVAGAALESLGSLAPAAPQLAVPALVDQVGRADGTRQYLALMSLRSLLEDDRREGQAAPELAALEPVLLKAAEDPQAPIRLESVSLLGLGRLSSLATVATLRRHLLDESPRVAASAAVALLRVGAPPQEAATLLSTLLTSEDSEKDTAALTALEGVESATIGRIRDALEQAANRAKGLVAEAIRELLLA is encoded by the coding sequence GTGTCCCGCCTTTCCTCCTCGGACCCGCGAGGTGTGTCGGAGGCGCTGGAGACGCTGGGCGACGCGCTCTGCGCGGAGGACCATCAGGTCCGTGAACGCGTCGCGCGGCTCCTGCTGAAGGAGCTGGAGCGTCCGGAGGCGACGAAGGCGTATGGCCCCATCCTCCACCTGCTCCAGACGACCTGGTGGCCGCCGCCCGTGTCGCTGACCCAGCCCGCGATGGTGGCGGTGCTGTCCGCGGTGTCCCGCATGGATGCCGATGCGCCCCCGCTCGATGACGCGGCGCTGCTCGTGGCGAACCTCTACCGAATGGCGCCCCTGCCGCTGAGCGCGTTGGAGCAGGCGCTGGGGCACTCGCAGGCCTCGGTCCGCCGCGTGGCCGCGGGCGTCGTGGGCCGCGTGGGCGAGTCCGCCGTGTCGTTGCTGCCGCGTCTGCTGACGGCGCTGGAGGATGTCGAGCCCGTGGCGGGGGCCGCGCTGGAGTCCCTGGGTTCGCTCGCGCCGGCGGCGCCGCAGCTCGCCGTGCCCGCGCTCGTGGACCAGGTGGGCCGCGCGGACGGCACGCGTCAGTACCTGGCGCTGATGTCCCTGCGCAGCCTGCTGGAGGATGACCGCCGCGAGGGCCAGGCCGCGCCCGAGCTGGCCGCGCTGGAGCCCGTGCTGTTGAAGGCGGCCGAGGACCCGCAGGCGCCCATCCGGTTGGAGTCCGTGTCGTTGCTCGGACTGGGGCGGCTGTCCTCGCTCGCGACGGTGGCCACGCTGCGTCGTCATCTGCTGGACGAGAGCCCTCGCGTGGCCGCCAGCGCCGCCGTGGCGCTGCTGCGCGTCGGCGCGCCTCCGCAAGAAGCCGCCACGCTGTTGTCGACGCTGCTCACGTCGGAGGACTCGGAGAAGGACACCGCGGCGCTCACCGCGCTGGAGGGCGTGGAGTCCGCCACGATCGGCCGCATCCGGGACGCGCTGGAGCAGGCCGCGAACAGGGCGAAGGGGCTGGTCGCGGAGGCCATCCGCGAGCTCCTGCTGGCATGA
- a CDS encoding DUF3616 domain-containing protein — protein sequence MRLASIILGICVTGCAARGVSSAPERAPASGGSGRDVLVFEGMCDASGAVALGGSLFVVGDDEDNILRVYDARRGGAPVQSVDLSPDLELPAHNPRKKPPEADIEAATGLGAYSFWLTSHGRNSAGKKAPSRLRFFATEEVDGKPQLVGRPYTQLLDDLLAAPQLAGFRLAEAETLAPKAEGGLNIEGMTSMADGSSIYVGFRSPVPQGKALLVPVLNPVQMVLEGQSARVGEPRLVDLGGMGIRSLSWWHGRYLIISGATDGSGTSRLFTWSGGDDAPVLASDVDLAGFNPEAFFTPEDAEEILLLSDDGTVPVGGTACKKLKNPARKRFRGVWVKLPAQG from the coding sequence ATGAGGCTGGCCTCCATCATCCTGGGAATCTGCGTGACGGGCTGTGCGGCCCGTGGTGTCTCCTCGGCGCCCGAGCGCGCTCCGGCCTCAGGTGGCTCTGGGCGGGATGTCCTCGTGTTCGAGGGCATGTGTGATGCCTCCGGCGCCGTGGCCCTGGGCGGCTCGCTGTTCGTCGTGGGCGATGACGAGGACAACATCCTCCGTGTCTACGACGCGCGGCGCGGCGGCGCTCCCGTGCAGAGCGTGGACCTGTCGCCGGACCTGGAGCTCCCGGCCCACAACCCCAGGAAGAAGCCTCCCGAGGCGGACATCGAGGCGGCGACGGGGCTCGGCGCTTACTCGTTCTGGCTCACGTCCCACGGACGCAACAGCGCCGGCAAGAAGGCTCCCAGCCGGCTTCGGTTCTTCGCCACCGAGGAGGTCGACGGCAAGCCCCAGCTCGTGGGCCGGCCCTATACACAGCTCCTCGACGACCTGCTCGCGGCGCCACAGCTCGCGGGCTTCCGGCTGGCGGAGGCGGAGACGCTCGCGCCCAAGGCCGAGGGCGGTCTCAACATCGAGGGCATGACGTCCATGGCGGATGGCTCATCCATCTACGTCGGCTTCCGCAGTCCCGTGCCACAAGGAAAGGCGCTCCTGGTGCCCGTGCTCAACCCCGTGCAGATGGTGCTCGAGGGTCAGTCCGCGCGCGTGGGAGAGCCCCGCCTCGTGGACCTGGGGGGCATGGGCATCCGCTCGCTGTCCTGGTGGCACGGCCGGTATCTCATCATCAGCGGCGCCACCGATGGCTCGGGCACGTCGCGTCTGTTCACCTGGTCCGGCGGGGACGACGCGCCCGTGCTCGCGAGCGACGTCGACCTCGCGGGATTCAACCCGGAGGCGTTCTTCACGCCCGAGGACGCGGAGGAGATCCTCCTGCTCAGCGACGACGGCACCGTTCCCGTCGGTGGCACCGCGTGCAAGAAGCTCAAGAACCCGGCGCGCAAGCGCTTCCGCGGCGTCTGGGTGAAGCTCCCAGCGCAGGGCTGA
- a CDS encoding DUF3592 domain-containing protein, whose amino-acid sequence MQLAIPHAPRKIRLTQVPGAVGRLARDAVLGLAFVALLGAVALWAGRHFVEEQGFASRAEEVDGTIVSTRLPPVDARVGAEATLEVLYTFQDVEHSVSGVRTFAEDAEGLGKGAMVKLLVDPADPGKPREARFARAQALRTNLVPWGVLLGLILAGIFFTREAKRLVRSEVEPLRLGALVWLTPDGPLPEEGGEVVFPAHYFRQDVKMEVRARVRPGRAPVRNGTKVLAAVVPREPGWARVIDQDLAGVLGWLR is encoded by the coding sequence ATGCAGCTCGCCATCCCTCATGCACCTCGGAAGATTCGTCTGACGCAGGTCCCCGGCGCGGTGGGCCGCCTCGCGCGTGACGCCGTGCTCGGGCTGGCCTTCGTGGCGCTGCTCGGCGCGGTGGCCCTGTGGGCCGGCCGCCACTTCGTCGAGGAGCAGGGCTTCGCCTCACGCGCCGAGGAGGTCGACGGGACCATCGTGTCCACGCGCCTGCCTCCCGTCGATGCTCGCGTCGGCGCGGAGGCCACCCTGGAGGTCCTCTACACCTTCCAGGACGTGGAGCACTCCGTCTCCGGTGTCAGGACCTTCGCCGAGGACGCCGAGGGCCTCGGCAAGGGCGCGATGGTGAAGCTGCTCGTGGACCCCGCCGACCCGGGCAAGCCCCGCGAGGCGCGCTTCGCTCGCGCCCAGGCCCTGCGCACCAACCTGGTCCCCTGGGGCGTGCTCCTGGGGTTGATCCTCGCCGGCATCTTCTTCACCCGCGAGGCGAAGCGACTCGTGCGCTCCGAAGTGGAGCCCCTCCGCCTGGGCGCGCTGGTGTGGCTGACGCCGGACGGGCCGCTGCCGGAGGAGGGCGGCGAGGTCGTGTTCCCCGCGCACTACTTCCGTCAGGACGTGAAGATGGAGGTCCGCGCGCGGGTGCGGCCGGGCAGGGCGCCGGTGCGCAACGGGACGAAGGTGCTCGCGGCGGTGGTGCCCCGGGAGCCCGGCTGGGCGCGCGTCATCGACCAGGACCTGGCGGGCGTGCTCGGGTGGCTGCGCTGA
- a CDS encoding helix-turn-helix transcriptional regulator yields the protein MLPERAPGYHVLEEGDAFDVSDCVCRAGCHSPVVEGMHTRVCVSVVLSGVFHARGPEGDAVVGPGALLLGNRAAPYEFRHVDEGGDRSLVIECSDAMLDEALDSRGDDVRSTRPFERTCVPASLASLEAVLLARQALEPGDAEDLRQVVLAVVDVALRLGGERADSRVERSERQVRSVARVLRYLESHVAEDCSLETLASIAGLTRFHFLRVFRAVTGQTPRQLVIATRLRLAANLLRASRTRVTDIALESGFGDLSHFTMSFTRAFGISPRAYRVRALGRG from the coding sequence ATGCTCCCCGAGCGCGCCCCCGGCTACCACGTGCTGGAGGAGGGCGACGCGTTCGACGTCAGCGACTGCGTCTGTCGCGCGGGCTGCCACAGTCCCGTCGTCGAAGGCATGCACACCCGGGTCTGCGTCAGCGTGGTGCTGTCGGGCGTCTTTCATGCGCGAGGACCCGAAGGAGACGCGGTGGTGGGGCCAGGCGCGCTGCTGCTCGGCAATCGCGCGGCGCCCTATGAGTTCCGCCACGTCGATGAGGGAGGAGACCGCTCACTCGTCATCGAGTGCTCGGACGCGATGCTGGACGAGGCCCTGGATTCACGGGGCGATGACGTGAGGAGCACGCGTCCCTTCGAGCGGACCTGCGTCCCCGCCTCGCTCGCGTCACTGGAGGCGGTCCTCCTGGCGCGACAGGCCCTGGAGCCGGGCGACGCGGAGGACCTGCGTCAGGTGGTGCTGGCGGTGGTGGACGTCGCGCTGCGCCTGGGCGGTGAGCGCGCCGATTCGCGGGTGGAGCGCTCCGAGCGACAGGTCCGGAGCGTGGCGCGTGTGCTGCGCTACCTGGAGTCCCATGTCGCGGAGGACTGCTCGCTGGAGACGCTGGCGAGCATCGCGGGACTGACGCGCTTCCACTTCCTGCGCGTGTTCCGCGCGGTGACGGGACAGACGCCCCGGCAGCTCGTCATCGCCACGCGATTGCGCCTGGCTGCGAATCTACTCAGGGCAAGTCGGACCCGGGTCACGGATATCGCACTGGAATCGGGCTTCGGTGACCTGTCCCATTTCACGATGAGCTTCACGAGAGCGTTCGGTATTTCACCTCGCGCCTACCGGGTGCGTGCTCTTGGACGCGGGTGA
- a CDS encoding HEAT repeat domain-containing protein: protein MSPACHPRVFWSLLLLLLCPLQRAEARKNPHLQALVQDLVARANDSHDYIDEKAQESARQIQAYRAEAIPSLMALLESPSERVRRHASHALSDIEGLNAKHLPALLRAHARGSGYIEVAIGRLGSARAIDWLIRQLMLQPQGNVHVTQGLVIAGSDAAVALAETLRGSTSLDPLFPMYVNAVCGVLWEMQAGARGGVSALLSVAMDDTVSPRNRWHAIRLLGCIGPSARSSLPSLEQLAGGDGTFRVAVEETRKALHPPAELPKLLETLHDEPSAEALLLIGNLLSRADSAGADVLPFLDSKKWNVKLAAIQVLGAIQHRGATASLINLLEDSEDWQRVYFACKSLGAMHAVEALPSLKRVARRHVMSDVRNAAYQAMDIIRHRSSYSDRFAPLRPPLTREAMKPSPDTVVDDGPGAISRAELDAIDFAALVPEHAMARPAQVPVPPGPDCGMRVSDGRLLGSNPRFWGGTLVHVGDDGGVSRVLTANVSKLHRLGRHLVAVTGTFSRYLDEGMLYRIIQEGDGYVARPWRALPGQALKSGLLLNGRLFVSTRRADIVIDSEGRIELATPGRLK, encoded by the coding sequence ATGTCCCCAGCGTGCCACCCCCGTGTCTTCTGGAGTCTGCTCCTGCTGCTGCTCTGTCCCCTGCAACGGGCCGAGGCCAGGAAGAATCCCCACCTCCAGGCGCTCGTGCAGGACCTGGTCGCCCGCGCGAACGACAGCCATGACTACATCGACGAGAAGGCCCAGGAATCCGCGAGACAGATCCAGGCCTATCGAGCCGAGGCGATTCCCTCCCTGATGGCGCTGCTGGAGAGCCCCTCGGAGAGAGTCAGGAGGCACGCCAGTCATGCGCTCAGCGACATCGAAGGGCTGAACGCGAAGCACCTGCCCGCCTTGCTACGTGCCCACGCGCGTGGAAGTGGCTACATCGAGGTGGCGATCGGACGCCTGGGAAGCGCCCGCGCCATCGACTGGCTCATCCGGCAGTTGATGCTCCAACCCCAGGGCAACGTCCATGTCACCCAGGGCCTGGTCATCGCGGGAAGCGATGCGGCCGTCGCGCTCGCCGAAACCTTGCGTGGTTCGACCTCCCTGGACCCACTGTTTCCCATGTATGTCAACGCGGTCTGCGGCGTGCTGTGGGAGATGCAAGCAGGGGCGCGCGGAGGCGTCTCCGCGTTGTTGTCCGTCGCCATGGACGACACGGTCTCTCCGCGGAACCGGTGGCACGCCATTCGTTTGTTGGGGTGTATCGGTCCCTCCGCTCGGAGCAGCCTCCCCTCACTCGAACAACTGGCCGGCGGCGATGGGACCTTTCGAGTGGCGGTCGAGGAGACCCGGAAGGCGCTGCATCCCCCCGCCGAATTACCGAAGCTCCTCGAGACCCTCCACGACGAGCCTTCGGCCGAAGCCCTTCTTCTGATCGGCAATCTCCTCAGCCGCGCTGATTCGGCGGGAGCGGACGTCCTCCCATTTCTCGACAGCAAGAAGTGGAACGTGAAGCTCGCCGCCATCCAGGTCCTCGGAGCCATCCAACACCGCGGCGCCACGGCCTCGCTCATCAACCTCCTGGAGGATTCCGAGGACTGGCAACGTGTGTACTTCGCATGCAAGTCGCTGGGGGCGATGCACGCGGTCGAAGCGCTTCCCAGTCTGAAGAGGGTCGCAAGGAGACACGTGATGTCCGACGTACGGAATGCCGCCTACCAGGCCATGGACATCATTCGACACAGGTCGTCCTACTCCGACAGGTTCGCGCCCCTGCGCCCGCCCCTGACTCGCGAAGCCATGAAGCCTTCTCCCGACACCGTCGTCGACGACGGGCCGGGCGCGATTTCGCGCGCCGAGCTCGACGCAATCGACTTCGCCGCGCTCGTTCCCGAACACGCCATGGCACGTCCCGCCCAGGTGCCGGTTCCTCCGGGGCCCGACTGCGGCATGCGTGTTTCCGACGGGCGGCTCCTGGGTTCGAACCCTCGGTTCTGGGGAGGGACGCTCGTTCACGTCGGTGACGATGGCGGGGTGAGCCGGGTCCTTACCGCCAACGTGTCGAAGCTCCACAGACTGGGTCGACACCTCGTCGCCGTCACCGGGACGTTCTCGCGCTATCTGGATGAAGGGATGCTGTACCGAATCATCCAGGAAGGGGATGGCTACGTGGCCCGCCCCTGGCGAGCCCTGCCGGGGCAGGCCCTGAAGTCTGGGCTCCTGTTGAATGGGCGACTCTTCGTCTCCACCCGGCGGGCCGACATCGTCATCGACTCGGAGGGCCGCATCGAACTGGCTACGCCTGGGCGCCTGAAATGA
- a CDS encoding AraC family transcriptional regulator — translation MAELRPPVDALGEALHFLRMSGTFYCRSELTAPWGLDLPATEGSLMFHVVTTGQCWLEVDGVEARLLQPGTFALVPHGAGHRLVHERGGSARRLEELHEELVSERYSILRHGGGGAPTTLICGAVRLDHPAARHLMSLLPGIILVEPSNSPRMDWLQSTLRFMAAEAQELRPGGETVITRLADVLVVQALREWMAQDSQAKSGWLGALQDPDVGRALALIHREPTRPWTVASLASSVAMSRSAFSARFTQRIGEPPMHYLARWRMYVAHSALKDERPGLGELATRMGYQSEAAFSRAFKRFMGVSPGAVRKTGTSILRA, via the coding sequence ATGGCGGAACTCAGACCTCCAGTCGACGCGCTGGGCGAGGCGCTGCACTTCCTGCGGATGAGCGGCACGTTCTATTGCCGCTCGGAGCTGACGGCGCCGTGGGGGCTCGACCTTCCCGCGACCGAGGGGAGCCTCATGTTCCATGTCGTCACCACGGGACAGTGTTGGCTCGAGGTCGACGGCGTGGAGGCGCGGCTGCTCCAGCCGGGCACGTTCGCGCTCGTGCCACACGGCGCGGGTCATCGACTGGTGCACGAGCGAGGCGGGTCGGCGCGCAGGCTCGAGGAGCTCCACGAGGAACTCGTGAGCGAGCGCTACTCCATCCTGCGGCACGGCGGCGGCGGCGCACCCACGACGCTCATCTGCGGTGCTGTCCGCCTGGACCATCCCGCCGCGCGACACCTCATGTCCCTGCTGCCGGGCATCATCCTGGTGGAGCCGTCCAACTCACCGCGCATGGACTGGCTCCAGAGCACGCTGCGCTTCATGGCCGCCGAGGCGCAGGAGCTGCGGCCCGGTGGCGAGACGGTCATCACGCGGCTCGCGGACGTGCTCGTGGTGCAGGCCCTGCGCGAGTGGATGGCCCAGGACTCCCAGGCGAAGTCCGGTTGGTTGGGCGCGCTTCAGGACCCGGACGTGGGCCGCGCGCTCGCGCTCATCCACCGTGAGCCCACGCGGCCGTGGACGGTGGCTTCGCTGGCATCGAGCGTGGCGATGTCCCGCTCCGCGTTCTCCGCGCGCTTCACCCAGCGGATCGGCGAGCCGCCCATGCACTACCTCGCGCGCTGGCGGATGTACGTCGCGCACTCGGCGCTCAAGGACGAGCGTCCCGGGCTGGGAGAGCTCGCCACTCGCATGGGCTATCAATCCGAGGCCGCGTTCAGTCGCGCCTTCAAGCGCTTCATGGGCGTGTCTCCCGGCGCGGTCCGGAAGACGGGCACGTCCATTCTCCGAGCCTGA